The Bradysia coprophila strain Holo2 unplaced genomic scaffold, BU_Bcop_v1 contig_297, whole genome shotgun sequence DNA window accaatagaaggaaataTGAAACAAATGGATGTAGGTGGAACAGAGTTTGCTCGCGTAGTTTCCCTTTCGATGTAAATTCTaacattattaaaaaaaacccgCCCACCCAGTGCCCgaatcattttttgtgaaagtCCAATGTCAACCCGAAAAATGTTGGCTCACGTGGTTCGTGCTGCCCGCACAGCTCTAACCCTACACGATCTGTGTCACAGATTTCATGAATAATGAGTCATCATAATTATAATGATTCCAACGTCATCGTCCCAATAACATTCTAAGATATCTATGCGTAATAACGTTGCAATGTTTTGTCGTATTTTGCATTACAAAAACATTTCCCAGAATCCCATTCTACATTTTAATACCGAATGTCTGTAGTAGTTACtattttttacagaaaaaattgCAACAAACACCAAAGTGATTGCACAATCTCACTGTTTTTTTAATCGCTTTACTTACATTTTGgtgtttacaattttcttttgcgTTGTGCGCTCACATAAACGACGTAATTAAAAACAGTCCAAAAGACGACATTCTTGGAAAAAGCATAATCTACCAGAATTTATCTCTATGTGCTATTAGCTCGTGTTCTCGTGTAGTTTAAGTTGTtgatctctttttttttgcttgttatGACTggcgaaaaaatatttgcatattTCAGGGAGTAATTGAAAATAAGCTTGATTGGAACTCTACCTCAACATTCCatccaaacaaaattataatgaCGAATTTCCAATCACCATTCGGACCATCCAGCAATTGCAATGTTTTCAGACTGATcttaaaatcgttttaaaacaacCACTGGCTATTACGAAAtagagaaataaaaatctacTGCAACTCTAAATTCTTCCCAGGGCCGTTCtaatcttttatttatttttacaatatttgcTCTGATGGGAGGCGAAGAACTAAGAAACTTAGATAACAAGATAAAGTTGAAAGAAGCCATCACTGTTATCTTCAGTAAATCGAGCAAATATGGCTAAAAACGTGAAATTGAAAACCTGATTTTTTTAGGTTTATTTTTGGCAAAGCTGACACTCGCGACGAGTAAGTCAAGAGAACGCAAAAATTAATAGTTTTGCTTAGCACACaaagttgataaaaatttcTGGTCATGTTACGTTGGGCCCAAAATACTTAGTCAGGTTAGAATCATTTTCAACGGAACTAATAGAGTTTCAACCTGATCAGTTCGAAGTAgttgaaatgaagaaaaaagtgGGAAGTGTGCAAGAACATGATTACAATCTTCATCCCTAGTTATGTCGTTACCACACtgaaataagaaatatttaacttttaaGAAACttaaaaatctgttacttcaattgtttaaagTATCTCTCATCTAAGTTTCAAtacacaatcttttacttcattcgtttaacCATACATTGCCCAAAAGCAATCCTAAAAGTCTGGAATATCGCTGTGGTTTTACCGTCTTTTGTATGTTATTAGCACCTTCAGGGTATTATTACGGTCACTGTTATTAGCAACCAGTGACCAATATCACacaatttttggaattgattttaattgacACAGACTGGCGCGCCACCTTTAATAAAAGTAAAGTTCATCTAATTGTTGGATTGTACTAGCTGTACGTACACTTCagattaaaattcatttttttaaatgaaacttttttttaccttcCGTTAAATAAATGCAACGTTTTCTTTATCAAACTTTATCGTCATTGAGGCAGTGcggcaaataaaattttccaaatcaaATAAAGCCACAGCTACATCATTTACGTGTACATAATCAATTTAGAGTCGACCTGCCTTCTccattgacaaaaaatattaatcgTCATTTGGTGTGTAGGTATgcggaattttaatttcttaaattacATCTCAAAGGACAAActccaaaacaaaatttgaaaatttatgattgCACACAGTGAAAGcgaaggaaaataaattttcttttgcttgGATTTTTCTACCGACGATAATTCGTCATTGCTTAcaagtttttcatttcggtAAAAGTTTTTCACAATGCCAATTCAGACTGTGTACAAACACAACAATTCCTCTCTCATCTGCGTGTGGTTATTCCCGTTAAAGCTGCAGaagattttccgaaaataaaaaagaaaaactgggGGCCATTCCCATTCCAATGGCCAATTCCCATttgcaaaatataaaatattgctGCTGTACATACACCTTCATTATATTCTGGAAGAAGTCTTCAACTATGCCATGAAAGAAGTAGATTATTGCAATGCTTTTGCCTTCATAAATTCCCAAatgaatcataaatgaaatttacattctgtggctgttgttgttgctgctgctgctgctgctactgcttgttgtttttttttcttcaaagtaTAGTCATCTAGCCTATGCAAGGTTCATAAAAAGGAAAGCATAGCGTTCGGTCTTGTGAAAGCGTCCACCAGAGAATGTAATTATAGCAGTGCAAAACGAACGGTATACATGCTACACGAGCGAAgtgttgttttcattttcagggGGTATTGTTTACATATTTAATGGGGGGACTGTACGAACATTTAAATGTTAATTGTTAGGCGTTATACAGACGGTTTAAATTTATGACCGTATCAATTGTTTATGTGTTAAGACGATGTACAGTCCACGGATGAAATAAGGGAAATCCCAGTCACTTTCATGTAAGCAGATTTCATCGTATACCTCTAATGTTAAATACGAAATTGATGAGATAAATACAGAAATCGTCTGGCTTGAAGGAAGCTTTGCCGCTGCTGGTAGGCGGTATAATCTGATATTTTCGCTCAGCCTAAAAGTATATTATGCAACATATTCATCAGATGGAATATCAAGTACTCAAGTATCAAGGCGAGTAAAAGACGCATGGGAATATACGGCGCAGCGTGTATAAAATAAACGTTACGTATACGTATGTACCTTATAAATgttttaactttaaatttatttaaaatgcgaaaacgaataaaatgaGAAAGAACATGCCGAGTAGGTGATGGTAGCGTGTGCTGTTCTTTTTTTCGAGGATGAGTATAACGTTGTAAAGACATGAACGccggaaaaaattaaatcgggCGGTAGTCACACGGTTgtaaattgtacataagaattATGTGCTGGGTATGGCtcataaattttagaattcGATTTAGAAATTATGATACTCAGTCGCTTAGAAGAGATGAGCTTTCATAAACGGATAATCATCTGAACGACAAAAATCGGCGATGATCATGGTTTAATGTGGTCTTTTAGAACGTATgtcaaaacgaatgaagtaatagattttgtactATACGATCGATAGTTCTTTTTCTTTGAtcagaagtaatagatttattcTTACCAATTCTCataattcttgaaaattctcaaaattcgtgCAAACGctcgaatttaaatttttttttaaattctaaagaatttttgagagttttcaagaaataaaattctccaaaaatcCACAAATTCTTGAAAGTTCTCGAAATATTGCTGCAGAAAATAGACGACACATTGAGCGCTTTGTTACTGCTAGAACCAATCTACAACAGAATTTTAATCTGGAGGGACCCTTGTCTCTGATTTATTTCGAATGAAAGTCCTAGCTTCTCTTGTAAAAGTACAAAGTTGACGCATTTAAACTAATTCTGTGCTGGAATGAACACTAATGCTAACCTGGCCATTCTCCGATGAGTTTGGTCAATTGTTGTTGATGAACCCCGGTCAAAAATCAGTATTACCTGAAATTTCAAGTCAGGTCACGTAATTCAAGAAAACAGACCTGAACCTGGCTTCAATCAAAACTGTAAGATCGGGTTTCAGGTAATCTAGACTTTGTATAAAAATTTGCAGGTCACTCTGTCAGGTTGATtgaatcaggttcaggtcaaaacAGGTTTCATGTGTTTGCTTCAGGTAcgcctgacctgttccgagccgtAGATAGCTAACGTCAAATGTGCTCCGTGATGAACGAAAAAAACTTTGTAGCTTTTTCGGCATGCAAGTATGGCTTGATGCCTTGATGGGGGTGGCCGACCCATTCCGACGAGTTTTGGACTGAACAACATCCTTCAACCAAGGACAATGTATGTCGGATAATGACATATCTTTTCCTAAATTGTTAACTGCAATGTGACTGTCAATCTCCTTCACTCTGCTTGTCCACCTTCTAAATAATTTATGATCTGCCCGACCTTAAAACCTTTTGAGATTGACTGTTCTTCGAAATTAATGATCAAAAAACCATACAATGTCTCCGCTCACATCTCTGTATCGATAACCGAAATGAAGCTACACGCAAAATTAAACGTTCAGAACATTAAACTTTCGAGTAGCTGTAGgaacaattgaatttcttatTCATATTCGACTTTATGGCAAAATTGACTATATGGCAAGTAGATTCAAAGCTGGAAGCatcttttatttgaaaattgaatggatATTATACGGAAGCGAATAAACGGAAGAAGATCATCAAAAagcgaaaacgaaaatttggcTTTTATATTTAGTAGAGCAGTTTATTTCATGGAAGCAATGAAATCATACAAATGACAATCATAATTAGATTGGAAATAAATGGGTTTTGgtatatatgaaaaatttgttaaataaataacgACCTCGTTTCAAACAGCGAAAGCAAAGCATATTGaacattgaattatttatttgcaaTAAGACTGCGTGAAAGATAAACTATAGATTGGTTCCCCGGTAAACGAGATGCTTCCTTGGATGACTCTATTTATTAATCAACAATCCAACCAAAGCGACAGAGTTGCTGCTGACACTAATGTTATTTGACGACAAATGCGATTGAGAAATACGTTTCGACTCTTTGTTCCCACATCGCATGGAAacgaaatattcattttggatatttaattttgttcgttCATGAGCGTATAAACATTGAGTGCGTTGTTCGTTTCTATATATTAATAATCTAAGTCAAATTAAATCCGAcatctgaaaatatttcttgatgAATGGCATTCTATTGAGGTGAACGATGTGAATGGAGAAATTGGCAACATTTcgctaaaataataatttcctaTGAATTAATAAACTGGAAAGCATTTTGCAGAGTCAGAACATGAATGTGAGATTAATTAGGGCAATAAAGTATATCAGGGAATAAAGTAGAGTGTATCAGTGGCTGATGGGATTTCATTCTTTATTCGTAGCGTAATTGGATCGTCTTTGTTTTTAATCAGACAGAAATTTCAAATGGAATGTTCTGCACcaaagaaaaaggaaatgaGATGCGTGCATGGTAGgatatttgaaatgaaaatttttctcatttttcgtttccccatttcaattcatttttggaAGCATTTAGTTACCTGGTAACTGTTACCAATATAATCCaccaaaaagaatttaatttaatttttagaatGTTACCGGAAGTTGATTTCTCTAACTCtaacatttcgtattttttgctgATATTTTTAAACTTGCATCATactgataaaaaatcttttacttcatttgtacCACATTAAAACCACATAACTCAAAATCGAATGGTTTATGCTCGTCATCGTTTTAGTGCGATACTACCAAATTGATTAGCCATCTGCTCAAATAGTTTCTGACTCCGAACAGATACGAAATTCCGGTTTTCTCCCCtcgatttattttaatttaatttattaatttactcCCCACGGTAGGGGGTGATGCTGACCTCATTATATTCTACAGCAGCTAATGACTACTAAGATGTACGAACAGTGTTCGTCAAACACATTTTCGAAATACAGAGATGTCAAAAAGCTGCCGAACATACAAACAATATAGTTCTATTGCGGTCTTTCGGCATCAGTCTCccttacaaaaaataaataaataaaaaataaaaatacaatttcaatcGTTCACAGACGGAAAAATATTGTCAGGACAATTATCTATGCTCTATTTTGCTTTAATTATTGTTGACTAGTTACCACagtagttatttgtttacagaGTGAAGAAAATAGGAGATCGGCGTTTTACTGCCCGAGTGAAGCGAGTGCTCCGAATCGTTTGATtgggaatttcctattttcttccagaGATGAACACAAAGTTTTTCCTATGTGCGAGGTTTGACTAACCGTCTTtctctaaacaaaaaaacaattattcgttagaccattttttaaaacaaatgcaAAAGTGACTGTTCGGAGGTGAAAATATCCATTTTATACCCTCTTCAAAACAAGACGGTTGAAATAgtatttacataacaaacaTGAAGCTATTTGAGAAATTACCTTTTGCCTGTCACATTGGTAAGAACGGTAGAGCACTCGACTCACAAGCGAGAGGTCACCGGATCGAATCCCAGTGTTCATTTCATGTTTCACAGATCGTATATCGATGAAAAGTAGAAGTTTAGTGAGAATTGTGTGGATTCGAGgcgaaaccgaaaatttatcatgtttataccgagttatgtaatggattttacatgctgagggcgtcgaaagaagtggtagaaacatgaaaagtacgattTTCGACGCATATGTAGCAAGCACGtaatagacatttttttttccgaactgtcatcagcatcaacaaaacgtcattttGTAATGGCCTTTTGAGTACAAAAAATAAGCTCAATCACACACCGCACACTCGAgaagtcttttacttcatttgttttgacttACATTTCTTGTTGATGAGACATTATCAAGTATTAATCTTTATTTTTGACAGCTATTAACCTACTGTCAATAGGTGCAGCCTTGAAAAGATTGAGTTTGTTCAATGGCAAATATTGGCTAAAATTAACCATATTTCACTTCCGTTTTAGAGTGATACTCACTACTATAGTGTACTAGTGAGTCACAAGAGTGTTTGAGACTCCCAAATTCATATAATGAAGTGTGCATTTAAGTCGGTTATATGTTCATGTAGCTCATCCGTTCCTCAAAAAACACTTAACCCGAAATTGTACAACCAATTCGATTTTTTGGTTCCATTACATAAGTGTGAATGTACTGCAgacatcaaataattttttgtttgtttgctcgAAGAAacgattaatttaaatttccacATAAAACCGAATTTATGAAACCATAAATTATCCAAATAGGCAAAGTAAATCGTTCTGTAAGACGTACTAAATGTGTgcattaaaatataatttaagtGTTACGCATTTAAACAAACATGCCGCGTATAGATTCCCGTCAGACTAatcttttttctattttgcgtgATATTCATGTTAATGGCAATGGTTAATGGGAAACGAACAACAACCCGggaaaaaatcagttaaacGATTAGTGATGGATGGCTATACTGGATGAATGGTTAGGATATAAAATGGAagagaagaggaaaaaaacgcCGAGCACTGTATTTCGGTCAAGGAATTTATATTAGGAAAAATTCGCTTccataattattttaagaatgtacaaaaatccattacaccgaaaaatttcgtttctttcGCCCATAAAACTGTTCAACGAACGTGTTACCAACCGAAATTCCTTCGTTTTTGCCACTCTTTAAAAGTGTGGGTTAGGCATCCACGTAACGGAACAGCATGCagttttcacataaattttacacaaagttttttttattagcaGAGATACTTTTGTGCACGATTCCATAAACCGTACCGTCATCTGTGCCGTTTGGGATTTtatatttatgcaaaattaGAATGAATTGTTCATGTACAGAGCGAGACGTTGGTGGTAACAGTTGTTGGTTGGTTTGTTGTCTTGTAAAGtgtgaaacaattttcacttATGACTATTTTTGACTAACTAATGTTATTCTACATGTATCTATTCGTTACTTTTGATGACATTTCATAACAAGCTATAGAAGGAAGAAACATTTCGTTTTCGTGTGCGTAGTtaactcggcttcgcctcggaagaacaaaattcacacgaaaactgaaTGTTGAAACGTTATGTAAATGCCTATTCCTCAATGCAGCCCTTCTATGGAGTGTAATATGTTGTGCCAGTTTTATGGATTTCTTACTTTCTTGACTAAAATATCTTACGCATCAGCTGGAAAACTTGATTATCTTTGAACCCTTTCATGTCTTCAGCATACTCCCATTACCGAATACACTAATACCCGTGCCACAATCATACACACAATATAGCcaatatttcatacatttcaacaTTCGCGATATTCATTTGACAGTTCATCTGTCAAATGAATTGAGTCAAATCGTATGGCAATTGCATGTCACTCATATTGTGTGCGAGGGGCATAATACGTGACTAAAACGGTATTTATTGACCAACCACTTTCTTTGTTAACAAAAAATCTCACAACAAGAAATGATTAATTGATCCAAATGAAATGACCCAAATGTAATGAATGAGTATACTGTCATGGAGGAAGTGGTCATTTCTGGATGAGGCTCTTTCTAAAACAGACGCCATAACTTTCACAAATAGCTGCTACAAACAGCATTACCTTATCAGAGACGGCATGACCAGTATCATTAACCAATCTGTTACTTTcttaatattcattttttcagcaaattgatagaaaatctattacttcatgaCTTAAAGCACACTTTTTACAATAtaagtttaaattaaattctgaacTAAACTTATCATTTATTTTGGTAGTTGttgccgataacagatgagatACCAGTCTGTATTAATAATTAGAATGTTATGCTAAACGTGAAGTTGACCTGTGTAGACTGTATTCGATTTGCTGCATAACCACGAATATGTTTCGTTCCCCTAATATAAAGGGAATTCCCTTAATCTGTTTTCCAGATCTCTGGTAAATTTGTTTGGTGCGATATTTTCAGCTGACTAATTATCACAATTAAAGGtccattaatttaaattaactgTAACGTTCGTTCATTCAACATATGTTTCGGTTTCAAGTTTCTCTGGATATCTTATCAGATCTttgcaaatatattttcaaactttCCATCATGTGTATAAGGGGACCACATTCAAATTGTAACGGAAGTCTATGTGCAGCCCACTAAacgaaagcaaaaattgagCGCAGCCATGTTGAGTATACATATAACTACAGTGTTGGCACTTGTATTTGCGGTATGTCTGTGTTCAGCACAGAATTTTTTACGCAGCGTCAGAGTGAGTAGAATAGGCTACTAGGCCGAATGGAACGCACTCACTAGCCGTGGGGTAAACAACCATTTGACTACGTGAGTGCGAAGAAACAGCATGAcatatattttgatatatcTCTGTTGCCTCGCACTCACTCAGTCAAATGGTTGTTTACCGTCCGTTTACCTTCCGTTCGGCGAAGTAGCCTATAGAGACGTTCCAGAAATGAAAGCTTAGTATGTTTTTGTAGGGTAATCGAGCTTGAACAGCCATTGAAAGAATTGGTCGGTTGCAGAatgaattataatttcaatttcatggTTAGCAATCATCTTCATCGTGTTCCTGCTTCTTTCCGGAAATTACACCGTTGATCCAACCCAAATTGTCAGCAATTTTAGCATAAGCGCCGGGTAAGCTATTATCGTTTTGAGCGCATGTTGCCCCAAATGAAACCACTCCAATTTGTTGGTTATTTTCTCCATAAATAAGTGGACCACCGCTATCTCCCTGAGTTttcagaaaatggttttcaatttcaataatttcatcgATAATTTTTCAAGAACCTTCTCACCTGGCATACGTCAGCATTTTTAGGTCCTAGGGCGCAAATTTCATGTTTGCTATATTCACTCTCCGAACCGCCCCATGCTCTAGCACACTCAGCTGAGTCCACAATATTCAAGTTAACTTCATACAGTTCTGCTGCATGAGGATTCTCCGGATTTTGTCCCCATCCCATACTCGACACATCTTCTCCCGATCTATATGTTCCATTGGaactatcaagttgaatgTTCTGCacggtttttttgttgtatcgaATGTTCTTTGTAAGTTTTAAAAGTCCCATATCATGAGCGGGTGAAGCTGGAGTATATCGTGGATGAGGATATACTTGGGCCACCTTGTAAATACTTCCTCCTTCGTTAAAGTACGTTGAGCCAACTCGAATTTCATATAGCGAAGCTTTTCTCTTTTTGTATGCAC harbors:
- the LOC119078578 gene encoding trypsin beta-like, translating into MKFVLSFSIIFLTLEPTVFGDGGGGARVYRGYPKDISDAPWMVYVRYMTYTSYGVRIDYLCGGTIVNKMYILTAGHCVTDKVQGAYKKRKASLYEIRVGSTYFNEGGSIYKVAQVYPHPRYTPASPAHDMGLLKLTKNIRYNKKTVQNIQLDSSNGTYRSGEDVSSMGWGQNPENPHAAELYEVNLNIVDSAECARAWGGSESEYSKHEICALGPKNADVCQGDSGGPLIYGENNQQIGVVSFGATCAQNDNSLPGAYAKIADNLGWINGVISGKKQEHDEDDC